The following proteins come from a genomic window of Lachnoclostridium phytofermentans ISDg:
- a CDS encoding glycoside hydrolase family 25 protein produces MDNGERDNRELQDMKDYLEIVLSELDEVKKKLNDQPVRNPYTESMEQKKNKKRRRTSFKKLAILEGAILLIIGISFAVHLTLDARSNVPTSGGSIFQEGNSGGELSPAVKTVKQVKELAKLITPELQNEIAPFKVTTERLFGLEYLVFTDGTVKICYRNEFLEEEIEDRLRILIDNGTKMMELNWNYDLTSGLEGLCPKYGSFLSEGMKQFAFLNYAGKDSSIPKEVRIMDVDTLWEYPVFSMEQAIKDLFVLNYEELHSVTNQDGDMRMTMKLGSASYTYAITKEAYIDAVYYDEFLLKFDKNFDLKIGEEGFVFETVVSLSEKEYLGELSAKLILKDGVISLGKTTYSAYVTADQEDSEKGGLIIPSTDILEDRIALWGHENKRYLVPLSNNIPRLSYQPENFIPSNGKLEYMEQGVKKSIHGIDVSKYQGDIDWKKVKESGVEFAILRLGFRGFNEGTLEIDPYFVKNVEGATKAGVSVGVYFFSQAVTLEEANEEAEFILELIKDYKISYPVIFDTEYVTTYDARANKLARQLRTDITKTFCEKIQTAGYHPMIYANTKWMVMGIDLEQLSEYDLWFAYYGNNLTFPYDFQMYQYSDSGTIPGIKGNVDLNISFIDYANPALSD; encoded by the coding sequence ATGGATAACGGAGAAAGAGATAACAGAGAGCTTCAGGATATGAAGGACTATTTGGAAATTGTCTTATCCGAGCTTGATGAGGTCAAGAAAAAACTTAATGATCAACCGGTAAGAAACCCTTACACGGAATCGATGGAGCAAAAAAAGAATAAAAAACGAAGAAGAACCTCATTTAAGAAACTAGCAATTTTAGAGGGTGCAATATTACTTATAATTGGGATTTCTTTTGCAGTTCACTTAACATTAGATGCGAGAAGTAATGTACCAACTTCTGGTGGCTCTATCTTTCAGGAGGGGAATAGTGGTGGTGAGTTATCCCCAGCGGTAAAAACAGTAAAGCAAGTGAAGGAATTAGCAAAATTAATTACGCCTGAGCTGCAAAACGAAATCGCACCATTTAAAGTAACAACGGAACGGTTATTTGGGCTTGAATATCTGGTATTTACAGATGGAACGGTAAAGATATGTTATCGTAACGAATTTTTAGAGGAAGAAATAGAGGATCGTCTCCGAATTCTTATCGATAATGGGACAAAGATGATGGAGCTGAATTGGAATTACGATCTAACTTCTGGTTTGGAAGGCTTATGTCCTAAGTATGGCTCTTTTCTATCAGAAGGAATGAAGCAATTCGCATTTCTAAATTATGCCGGGAAAGATAGTAGCATCCCGAAGGAAGTGAGAATTATGGATGTCGATACTTTATGGGAATATCCAGTGTTTTCTATGGAGCAAGCGATAAAAGATTTATTTGTATTAAATTATGAGGAACTTCACAGCGTCACAAATCAAGACGGAGATATGAGGATGACGATGAAGTTAGGCTCAGCATCCTATACCTATGCTATAACTAAAGAAGCTTATATTGATGCGGTATACTATGATGAATTTTTACTGAAATTTGATAAAAATTTTGATTTAAAGATTGGTGAGGAAGGATTTGTCTTTGAAACAGTGGTCTCACTTTCTGAGAAGGAGTATCTTGGAGAATTATCTGCAAAACTTATTTTAAAGGATGGAGTTATTTCTTTAGGTAAGACAACCTATAGCGCTTACGTAACCGCGGATCAAGAGGATAGTGAAAAAGGTGGTTTGATTATTCCAAGTACAGACATCTTAGAGGATAGAATTGCGTTATGGGGTCATGAAAATAAGCGATATTTGGTGCCATTATCTAATAATATTCCACGTTTATCCTACCAGCCAGAGAATTTTATTCCGTCAAATGGTAAGTTAGAATACATGGAGCAAGGGGTTAAGAAATCAATTCATGGAATTGATGTATCGAAGTATCAGGGAGATATCGACTGGAAAAAGGTAAAGGAATCCGGAGTAGAATTTGCAATCCTTCGTCTAGGTTTTCGAGGATTTAATGAAGGTACTTTAGAGATTGACCCATATTTTGTTAAAAATGTTGAAGGAGCTACGAAAGCAGGAGTTTCTGTAGGTGTTTATTTCTTTTCACAAGCAGTAACATTAGAAGAAGCGAATGAGGAAGCGGAATTTATCCTAGAGTTAATCAAAGATTACAAAATTTCTTATCCAGTTATTTTTGATACTGAGTATGTTACAACCTATGATGCAAGAGCGAATAAATTAGCGAGACAGCTTAGAACAGATATTACGAAGACTTTCTGTGAGAAGATTCAAACGGCAGGTTACCATCCAATGATTTATGCAAACACAAAATGGATGGTCATGGGGATTGACTTAGAGCAATTATCGGAGTACGATTTGTGGTTTGCTTATTACGGAAATAACCTAACTTTCCCTTATGATTTTCAGATGTATCAGTATTCTGATTCGGGGACAATTCCTGGTATCAAAGGAAATGTTGACTTAAATATTAGCTTTATAGATTATGCAAACCCAGCCTTATCAGACTAA
- a CDS encoding ABC transporter permease produces MTWREQKTKEWANASELDSFRFANRIIEENKIRDIEEDSYWKTTWKTFAKNRFAMFFLFVLLLLIVFITIQPYLPKQKDPNLIYNSRKTGQQIRNQAPNKDFWFGTNSIGQDLWSRTWAGTRTSLFLGITVSFLEAFIGTIVGLLWGYVRKLDAFFTEIYNLLDNIPSTIVLILISYILRPGIPTLILALCATGWIQMARFIRNQMLLIRDKEFNIASRMLGTSTSRILRKNCMPYLISVILMRVSLSIPSVIGSEVFITYLGLGLPLNIPSLGNLIQAGRAKLMMPGLRYQLLFPTLIVSIITVSFYLIGNAFADAADPKNHR; encoded by the coding sequence ATGACGTGGCGAGAACAAAAAACGAAAGAGTGGGCAAATGCATCAGAGTTAGACTCCTTTCGTTTTGCGAATCGAATCATAGAAGAAAATAAGATTAGGGATATAGAAGAAGATTCATATTGGAAGACCACATGGAAAACCTTTGCAAAAAATCGCTTTGCAATGTTTTTCTTGTTTGTCCTTTTGTTATTAATTGTTTTTATAACAATACAGCCTTACTTACCAAAGCAAAAGGATCCGAATCTAATCTATAACAGTAGGAAAACAGGGCAGCAAATTAGAAATCAAGCACCGAATAAGGACTTCTGGTTTGGTACAAATTCGATAGGGCAGGACTTATGGAGCAGAACATGGGCAGGTACTAGAACTTCTTTGTTTTTAGGAATTACCGTATCCTTCTTGGAGGCTTTCATCGGAACTATAGTTGGATTACTATGGGGTTATGTTAGAAAGCTTGATGCATTCTTTACAGAAATCTATAATCTGCTTGATAATATTCCTTCTACAATTGTACTAATCTTAATTTCCTATATATTAAGACCAGGAATACCGACTTTAATACTTGCACTTTGTGCAACTGGGTGGATTCAAATGGCAAGATTTATTAGAAATCAGATGCTATTAATTAGGGATAAGGAATTTAATATAGCATCTCGAATGCTTGGAACTAGTACATCAAGAATCCTTCGAAAGAACTGCATGCCATATCTGATTTCCGTTATTCTGATGAGAGTATCACTATCTATTCCGTCTGTGATAGGAAGTGAAGTATTCATAACATATCTTGGCTTAGGGCTACCATTAAATATTCCAAGCCTTGGTAATCTAATTCAAGCAGGAAGAGCGAAACTGATGATGCCAGGGCTTAGGTATCAGCTTTTATTTCCAACTTTGATTGTTTCTATTATTACAGTTTCCTTTTATCTGATTG
- a CDS encoding ABC transporter permease, with protein MGKYILRRFIRSILTLLLVVFIVFSLLRMMPIEGYFPNYEKLSKEQIESGLKNMGLLDPLPVQFFHYVKGAFHGDFGHSRTYMANVLVTDILKQKIPISMKFGLSSLFLALLISIPLSMKMASHKGKWIDRLGTLFLVILQAVPSAIYILLIQAIGTEKLHIKMLYHANDITTWILPVISMSLGNIAFYTTWLRRYLIEEENKGYVILAKVKGVSSDRILKKHMLKNAIVPMIQYLPNSIFNTMIGSIYVESLYSIPGMGGLLVQVIQRQDNTMVQAIVILFAVTGILGVLLGDILLCLIDPRVKLTSRGGA; from the coding sequence ATGGGAAAATATATATTACGCCGATTTATACGCTCAATACTAACCTTACTTCTTGTAGTTTTTATCGTCTTCTCTCTTCTTAGGATGATGCCAATTGAGGGCTATTTCCCAAATTACGAAAAATTATCGAAGGAGCAAATTGAATCAGGGCTAAAGAATATGGGGCTACTTGATCCTCTACCAGTACAATTTTTTCATTATGTGAAAGGTGCCTTTCATGGAGATTTTGGCCATTCGCGAACCTATATGGCAAATGTTTTAGTAACCGATATCTTAAAACAAAAAATACCTATTTCAATGAAATTTGGATTAAGCTCCTTATTTTTAGCACTTCTAATATCCATTCCACTTAGTATGAAGATGGCTTCTCATAAGGGAAAGTGGATTGACCGACTTGGAACGCTATTTCTAGTTATATTACAGGCGGTGCCTTCTGCTATTTACATATTGTTAATACAGGCAATTGGGACGGAAAAACTTCATATTAAGATGCTTTATCATGCAAATGATATAACAACGTGGATTCTTCCGGTCATCTCTATGTCCCTTGGAAATATAGCATTTTATACAACATGGCTTAGAAGGTATCTCATAGAGGAAGAAAATAAAGGATATGTTATCTTAGCAAAGGTGAAAGGTGTTTCTTCTGATCGAATCCTTAAAAAGCATATGCTAAAGAATGCGATTGTACCAATGATTCAGTATCTACCAAACTCCATCTTTAATACAATGATAGGCTCAATCTATGTAGAGTCGTTATATAGTATTCCAGGAATGGGAGGGTTGCTTGTTCAGGTGATTCAAAGACAAGATAATACGATGGTACAGGCAATTGTCATTTTATTTGCAGTAACAGGAATCTTAGGGGTTCTGTTAGGAGATATCCTACTTTGTCTTATTGACCCTAGAGTGAAATTAACTTCAAGGGGAGGTGCTTAG
- a CDS encoding peptide ABC transporter substrate-binding protein has translation MKVEKRIVLLLLCFSLLFVSGCFGTSKIVDNEESTYRLLYSSEVSTLNYLVTSSSHEIRVGANVIDTLVEYDSFGNLIPSLATSWKVSEDGLSVTFELREGEYWVNEKGEKIAEVTAKDFVSAMQYVLTKEYESETAKLLFGLIKNAKDYYDRQGDFRRVGVKSFGNYTLVYTLEQPCPYFLSYLTYGCFMPAYGPLLDELKEQFGAATGPDTLYYNGAYRLSVFKPQEKRIYQKNEENWDADRVYIKRIEETYNSEAATLAPALALRGEIDYAAIHSDLLDTFMDQENTKDLVSRGRKKTDYSFFYIFNFNPKFDKRYEPQNWKKAVQNENFRLAIMSAMDRVKALRVAEPNHPEELLLNTITPPNFIRFEEEDYTEFPALYDISKRDSFNKDMAVIYKEKAKQELKEVGCTFPVKILLRYRANSTDWANECIVIAQQMENLLGKDFVKFIVEAGPSQNFTSQVRERGDYAMLKCNWGADYADPQTFTEFFDDDLATNLLPSKEEKLSIKPVIDTYYELLTKAKESVLDIKERYTAFSEAEAFLIKHALVIPFSISPVSYQMTKLNIYESSYASFGVSTSRYKGMKYYKVILNNKIVEINKAVWEKEKKQKKDG, from the coding sequence ATGAAAGTAGAGAAAAGAATTGTTCTTCTTTTACTTTGTTTTAGTTTACTGTTTGTATCAGGATGCTTCGGGACAAGTAAAATAGTAGATAATGAGGAGTCGACCTATCGTTTGTTGTATTCCTCTGAGGTTTCTACCTTAAATTATCTCGTTACCTCATCTTCTCATGAAATACGAGTTGGTGCTAATGTGATTGATACTCTTGTGGAATATGATTCCTTTGGTAATTTAATTCCTTCGTTAGCGACAAGTTGGAAGGTAAGTGAGGATGGACTTTCAGTTACATTCGAACTTAGGGAAGGAGAATACTGGGTAAATGAAAAAGGAGAAAAGATAGCAGAAGTAACTGCAAAGGACTTTGTCAGTGCGATGCAATATGTCTTAACCAAAGAATATGAGAGTGAGACTGCAAAGCTCTTGTTTGGTTTAATTAAGAATGCAAAAGATTATTATGATAGACAAGGAGACTTTAGAAGAGTCGGAGTAAAATCCTTTGGAAACTATACATTAGTCTATACACTAGAACAACCTTGCCCTTATTTCCTATCTTACTTAACGTATGGATGCTTTATGCCAGCCTATGGTCCTTTATTAGACGAATTAAAAGAGCAATTTGGTGCAGCAACAGGACCAGATACGCTCTATTATAATGGAGCGTACAGACTATCTGTATTTAAGCCTCAAGAAAAACGTATTTATCAAAAAAATGAAGAAAATTGGGACGCTGATCGTGTTTATATAAAAAGAATCGAAGAAACCTATAACTCAGAGGCAGCAACCTTGGCACCCGCACTTGCATTACGCGGTGAAATTGATTATGCAGCGATACATTCTGATTTACTTGATACATTTATGGATCAGGAAAATACAAAAGATCTGGTAAGTAGAGGTAGAAAAAAAACGGATTACTCCTTCTTTTACATATTTAACTTTAATCCGAAATTTGATAAACGATATGAGCCTCAGAACTGGAAAAAGGCAGTTCAGAATGAGAATTTTCGCTTGGCTATTATGAGTGCGATGGACCGAGTGAAAGCACTTCGAGTAGCCGAACCAAACCACCCAGAAGAACTTTTGTTAAATACAATTACCCCCCCTAACTTCATTCGCTTTGAAGAGGAAGATTACACAGAGTTTCCAGCACTCTATGATATATCCAAACGAGATAGTTTTAATAAAGATATGGCGGTTATCTATAAAGAGAAGGCTAAGCAGGAGCTAAAAGAGGTAGGTTGTACCTTCCCGGTAAAGATTTTATTACGATATCGTGCTAATTCTACCGACTGGGCAAATGAATGTATTGTTATAGCACAGCAGATGGAAAATCTTCTAGGAAAAGATTTTGTGAAATTTATAGTAGAGGCTGGACCTTCTCAGAACTTTACTTCTCAAGTAAGGGAGAGAGGAGATTATGCGATGTTAAAATGTAACTGGGGAGCTGATTATGCAGACCCGCAGACCTTTACAGAGTTTTTTGATGATGACTTGGCAACGAATCTATTACCATCAAAGGAAGAAAAACTATCCATCAAGCCTGTCATTGATACCTATTATGAGTTACTTACAAAAGCGAAAGAAAGTGTACTAGACATAAAAGAACGTTATACAGCATTTTCAGAGGCGGAAGCTTTTCTGATTAAACATGCATTAGTGATACCATTTAGTATATCACCGGTATCTTATCAGATGACAAAGTTAAATATTTATGAAAGTTCCTATGCAAGTTTTGGAGTTTCTACCTCAAGATACAAAGGGATGAAATACTATAAAGTGATACTGAATAACAAAATAGTGGAAATTAATAAGGCAGTTTGGGAGAAGGAGAAAAAACAAAAGAAGGATGGTTGA